The Desulfatibacillum aliphaticivorans DSM 15576 genome segment GGCCATGCTTGGCAGTCCCGGCCAAAATGAGGTATATAATGAAATCCGCCGCAAGTTGGAAAAGCAGGCGGGAGGAAGCTGGTCCGGGGAGTTGAGCCATCGCGCCCAAAACGGCGAAGAGGTAACGGCCCTGGTTACGGTGAACTCTCTGTCGGATTCCACGGGAAATGCGGTGGGCCATATCTGGCATATGGCCGATATCACCGAGCGCCGGAATCTGGAAAAGGCCCTGGAAAGCCAGAACATCAAGCTGGAAAGGCTGAACCAGTTAAAAAGCGACCTCATGGCCGTGACCTCTCACGACCTGAAGTCGCCCCTGAACGTCATAGCCGGCTACGCAGGACTGATTAAGGAAACGGCGGGATTCGCCTCGCCGGAGACCATTGCCAAGTACCTGGACAACATTATCTTTTCCGTGAACCGGATGGTCAAATTCATCGGCCAGATTCTGGACGCGCAAAAAATCGAATCCGGCAAGCTGGATGTGGAAATGGAGCCGCTGTTCCTGAACGAACTGCTTCAGGAGCACGTGGAGAACATGGCCACGGCCCTGCAGAACGGCGACAAACGGATTATGTTTCAGGACAAAGGCGGGCGCCGCAAAGTGAACGCCGACCCCGAACGGATGGTTCAGGTTTTCGACAATTTACTGTCCAACGCCCTGAAATTCTCCCCGGACGGGGGCGCCGTGGAGGTGCACTACAAAGATGACGGCGGAGACCGGGTTGAGATTTTTATATCCGACGAAGGCCCGGGCATCCCCGAAAGCGACATGGAAAAAATTTTCGACCGGTATTTTCAGGTCAAGAAACAAGGGACTCATTCCACGGAGCGCACTTACGGCTCCGGCCTGGGGCTGTATATATCCCGGGAAATCCTGCGGATGCACGGCGGATCCATTTCCGTTCGCAACCAGGCTGAGGGAGGGTGCCAATTCATTCTCTCCCTGCCTGCTCTCCAGGCGGAGGATTGAATCTACAGGAAAGGACGAAGTCCGGTGATCTCATGGCGGGTTTTCTAATTCTCATTACGGACGATGAACCCATGCAAAGGGAGCTTTTGGAGGAATACCTCAAGCTCTCCCATTACCGGGTGATCCATGCCAAGGATGGAAATCAGTGCCTGGAAATGATGCAGCAGCATGAACCGGACCTTGTGCTGCTGGACATCCAGATGCCCGGCATGGACGGCTTCGCCACGTTGACGCAGATTCGGAAAATCCCGGCAATCGCCGACACTCCGGTTCTTTTTCTTTCCAGCCTGGACAGGCAGCACTTGAAAGTAAAAGGCCTGGAACTGGGCGCGGACGACTATATCACCAAGCCTTTTCATCCCCCGGAGCTCCTGGCCCGGGTCAAGGCGAGCCTGCGGCGCACCATGCGCTACCGTAAGACCGAAGGGCTCATGGCCGGGGACCTGGCCAACGTGGCTTTGACGGACCTGCTCCAGAGCATGGAGTTGGGCGCCAAAACCGCCGCCATCCGCCTGGACGGGATGAAAGCCAATATTTACCTGGAGGACGGAGCTCTGGTCCACGCCTCCATGGGGCCGTTCACCGGGGAAAACGCATTGGAGCGCATGTTCCTCATGGAAAAAGGCCCGTTTAAGGTGCAGTTCGACCAACTGCCCGAGGATCTGCCCAAAAGGTCCACCCCTTTGATGGCGGTCTTGATGAACGTCCTGGCGGAAGTGGACGAAATAAACGCCCACATC includes the following:
- a CDS encoding response regulator; its protein translation is MAGFLILITDDEPMQRELLEEYLKLSHYRVIHAKDGNQCLEMMQQHEPDLVLLDIQMPGMDGFATLTQIRKIPAIADTPVLFLSSLDRQHLKVKGLELGADDYITKPFHPPELLARVKASLRRTMRYRKTEGLMAGDLANVALTDLLQSMELGAKTAAIRLDGMKANIYLEDGALVHASMGPFTGENALERMFLMEKGPFKVQFDQLPEDLPKRSTPLMAVLMNVLAEVDEINAHINRMSKVPVSLEPGPSWDSPPGLKDLMTDPPTPLRDLTALMGGSLKENLLAVVDAVKKGKLKPSKPRNLS